Below is a window of Mucilaginibacter ginkgonis DNA.
GAGGCAAAGACGATATGATTAGCCGGTGCTGTTATACTTACTTCAAAATCGCCATATTCTAAGTAAAATTCGCTTGGGCCGTTGTAAGGGATGGTGTTCCAACCGGCAAGGTCGTCATAAACGCACATGCGCGGGTACCATTGCGCAATAGTAAATATCTTACCATTTTTTGTTTCTTCAATACCTGTCCGGTCCGACCCGAAATTTGGAACGATATATGACCAGGCGATCTCTACATTTACCTTGCCCCCATTTGCCGCCAAAGACGTGGGCAATAATATCTGCATACGGGTATCGTCAATCATATATTTAGCCGCCTGGCCATTGATCTTTACCGAAGTAATCTTGTCACCCGCATCAAACACCTGTCCGCCGCCGTGGTTACGGCTGCCGCGGTAGTTCTCCAATGCAGCCCCGCGCGAGCCCTGTTTGTATAAGTTCTGCTCCACGTACATCCATAAAAAGTCCATTTTTTGCGGACTGTTGTTGGTATAGGTAAGCACTTCGGTTCCGGTTATCTCATTCTTCTGTTCGTTAAGGTTTGCTGTAAGCTTATAGTCAGCGCGGTTTTGCCAATAGTGCGGGCCGGGTTCGCCGTTTGCGGCACGGTACTCGTTACCGTTAGAGGTATAAAACTGCGGATTAAACAATGATACCGGATCGAATTTTGATTGCGGTAACTCTGTACCCGGCTGGGCTAAAAGAAGCTGGCTAACTAATAAAAAAGCCGGCATTGCGCCAGCAAAGCGAAAGAATTTCATTAAACAGTACTCGTTTATAAATTGGTGTAAACGGACAACAGGCATTACTTTAAAAAGTGTTGCTTATAATCGGTTTCGTTAAAACCAAAGTAAAGAAAGCCATCGTCTTCAATCACAGGCCTTTTAATCATACTGGTTTTTTGCTGCAGCAAAGCCGAAGCAGAAGTAAAATCGGTAACTTTTTCTTTTTCTTCTGGAGGTAGCTGTTTCCAGGTAAGACCCTGCTTATTTAAAAACTTTTCGTAACCGGCATTAGCGTTCCACTCTTCAAGCTTATCGGCACTCACGCCTAACTTTTTAAAATCCTGGAACTCGTAAGCAATGTTATGTTCCTTTAACCAGTCGAGCGCTTTTTTAACCGTGTTACAATTGGTAATACCGTAAACCTTCATCCGGCAAAAGTATCAATTTCCGTTGCTTTTGCCACCGCCCTTTGTATCATCATTGTTAATACCATGCTGGTTACGTTTAATATCGCCGTTAAGCTTACCAAACTTGTAGCTAAAGCGTAACGCGAAGGTGCGGTAAGGGTTTTCGTTGAAAGAATACTGAGTGTAGTCGACAGTATTGGTGTAATTCTTAAAAGTGAAATATTTGCTGTAGGGATTGTTCGCGACTAAAGAGATACTAGCTTTCTTGTCCATAAACTCTTTGGTAAGCACGAACGAATTGTAGATAAACGCCGTAGAGTGGCCCTGCAACGTAACATCACCGCTAAAGTAACCGGCATCAATACCAAAGCGATAGTTGTTGGCGAACTTATAACCCGCGTTTAAAAACGCGTTACCTATTGTACCATCATTGGTGTAAAACGCGCTGTTGTAAGTACCTCTTAACCAAACGTGCGACAATTGTCCGTTAAGGTTTATGGTGATCTTTTTGCCGATAGACTGATTGGTGCTAAAATTTAAGCCCGCGCTGCGGTTACTGCCTAAGTTCTGATAAGTCGTGGTCGTAATAATATCCGGCTGGCCGTTGATGATGCCTGCCTGGCTGCTCGACACGTTTTGTATAGCGTTATTAGAAAAAGCATAGCTTGCAGTTACATTGACAGATCCCTTTTTAAAATTGCTATACGTTAACTCAAAGGTGTTATTTAATTCGGGGCGCAGATCAGGGTTACCGGTGCTGATGAACTTAGGGTTAGACCGGTCTATAAATGGATTCAATTGCCAAATGCCCGGCCTTTGTATACGCTGGGTAAAACCGGCGGTAAGGCTGCTGCTTTTCAAGTTTCGCTGAAGCGAGACAGACGGGATAAGGTTGGCATAATTACGGTCTAGCGCGCTACCCAGGGTGGTAAAATTTGCATCAACGTGGGTTTCCTCTAACCTTAAACCGGCTTTAGCTGTCCAATTGGTCATCTTTAACTGGTAAGAGCTGTAAGCGCTGTAAACGTTCTGATGGTAAGTAAAGTAATTGGTTTGTACCGGGTTGGGTATGTACTGACCGGTTACGGGATCCTGGTTATCGCTTTTCGAATCGCTAAAATTGTTTCGCAGTATCGCTTTAGCTCCCGCTTCTATACTGCCTTTCTTTATAGGGTTGGCGTAGTCTAACTGGAAGGTATGTGATATATTCCCTGCCTCGTTGTATTGAGTGTAGTTTGGCAGGTTGTAATTGATCTGCTGCGAAAGTAAAATATTGTTGCTTTGCTTAAATGGCGAGTTTCCATATTTATAAGAGATGGTAAGCAGCCTGTCCTTCTTGTTTTTAAAACCCAACTGGTAGTTGATGCCGGCATCCAATCCCTGATAACGTCCCGAGCCGTTATTGTCAAGAAAAAATTGCTGGGTTAAAACATTAGCGCCGGTCAACTGAGAAGATAATTGTGTGGACGACTGGTTAAAATTACCGCCATAATATTCAAAGGATGCGGTCAAAAGGTTTAATGAGTCTATTTCATAGCTTAATTCGGCATCGCCATAATTGTTAAATCCGCCGCCGAAAGTATTGGTACCGTTTTGGTTAATGGTGGTGTTGTTGGCGAAAAAATTTTGGGTACCGCCGCTGGCAGTGGTTTGCTTAAACTGTCTGTTGGAACCCAAATATCCCGAAACGCCGAATTTACCTTGTTTAACTGTTCCGTTGAAATTAATCCCGGGGCCGTAAATTGAATTCATGCGCCCGCTAATAGTACCGTTGTAACCCTGGTCGGCATTTTTCTTTGTGATGATGTTGATGATACCCGCCAGGCCTTCTGCATCGTATTTAGCAGGCGGCGTAGTGATTACCTCTATTTTCTCAATGTTAGTAGCAGGCATAGCCTTTAAGACATCTGACGGATTTTTTGCCATCAACGCCGACTCTTTACCGTTGATCAGGATCTTGTATGCGCCGCTGCCTTTAAGTTTGATATTCTCGTTGCCATCCACAGAAAGCATAGGCACTTTGCGCATCATGTCCAGCGCGGTTATGGCTTTACTTTCGGGGTCGGCCTGCACATCATAACTAATGCGGTCTACCTCCTGCTTCATAATGGGCTTTAAAGCAGTTACAGAAACTTCGTTGAGGCTTTTTGTAGATACAGCCATTTGTATCTGCCCAAGGTCTATGCTGGTTTTGGTGCTGTCTATTAAGATTGTTCTGTTTTTGAAGCCAACCGTTGCAATGATGAGTTTATAACCTTTCAAGGCTAAACCAGTAAATTCAAAACTTCCGTTGTCTTTACTCAGCATACTTTTAACGGGCTTGCCGGCTTGCACGGTTTGCAGGGCAATAGTGGCATATCCAAGTGGTTGGTTTCTAGCCGAGTCGACAACTGTACCCTTGATCGTTTGCAGAGATTGGGCATTGGTAAAGACACAGCAAAGGATAGCCGCTGTAAAAAGTAGAAGTTTTTTCATGTGGATAAGACGCTTGGCGTTTGGTTGCGTTACAATGATAAACCTTAAGTTTTATCCACAAAGCATCGTTAACATTATTTAACTAAAAAAATAGTTAATTTTAACACTTCACTTGTTAAACCTGGTCATAGTAAGCTCTGTGCCAATGGTGGCGAAGCTTTTTATCATCTCAATAGAGCGATCAATAAGTGGCGCAAGCTCCAATTGTTCTTCGGGGTCAAAACCGCTTAATACATAATCTACCTGGCGG
It encodes the following:
- a CDS encoding Spx/MgsR family RNA polymerase-binding regulatory protein, which translates into the protein MKVYGITNCNTVKKALDWLKEHNIAYEFQDFKKLGVSADKLEEWNANAGYEKFLNKQGLTWKQLPPEEKEKVTDFTSASALLQQKTSMIKRPVIEDDGFLYFGFNETDYKQHFLK
- a CDS encoding outer membrane beta-barrel family protein — encoded protein: MKKLLLFTAAILCCVFTNAQSLQTIKGTVVDSARNQPLGYATIALQTVQAGKPVKSMLSKDNGSFEFTGLALKGYKLIIATVGFKNRTILIDSTKTSIDLGQIQMAVSTKSLNEVSVTALKPIMKQEVDRISYDVQADPESKAITALDMMRKVPMLSVDGNENIKLKGSGAYKILINGKESALMAKNPSDVLKAMPATNIEKIEVITTPPAKYDAEGLAGIINIITKKNADQGYNGTISGRMNSIYGPGINFNGTVKQGKFGVSGYLGSNRQFKQTTASGGTQNFFANNTTINQNGTNTFGGGFNNYGDAELSYEIDSLNLLTASFEYYGGNFNQSSTQLSSQLTGANVLTQQFFLDNNGSGRYQGLDAGINYQLGFKNKKDRLLTISYKYGNSPFKQSNNILLSQQINYNLPNYTQYNEAGNISHTFQLDYANPIKKGSIEAGAKAILRNNFSDSKSDNQDPVTGQYIPNPVQTNYFTYHQNVYSAYSSYQLKMTNWTAKAGLRLEETHVDANFTTLGSALDRNYANLIPSVSLQRNLKSSSLTAGFTQRIQRPGIWQLNPFIDRSNPKFISTGNPDLRPELNNTFELTYSNFKKGSVNVTASYAFSNNAIQNVSSSQAGIINGQPDIITTTTYQNLGSNRSAGLNFSTNQSIGKKITINLNGQLSHVWLRGTYNSAFYTNDGTIGNAFLNAGYKFANNYRFGIDAGYFSGDVTLQGHSTAFIYNSFVLTKEFMDKKASISLVANNPYSKYFTFKNYTNTVDYTQYSFNENPYRTFALRFSYKFGKLNGDIKRNQHGINNDDTKGGGKSNGN